Proteins encoded within one genomic window of Acidovorax sp. 107:
- a CDS encoding RNA pyrophosphohydrolase produces the protein MLDRDGFRPNVGIILLNQKNQVFWGKRIRTHSWQFPQGGIDRGETPEQAMFRELHEEVGLLPNHVRVVARTRDWLRYEVPDRYIRRDARGHYKGQKQIWYLLQLMGHDWDLNLRATNHPEFDAWRWNDYWVPLDVVVEFKRGVYEMALTELARFLPRNEQRNRYLRSGLRTREGEHTGAANMFRTGSMLVNPGMELPPGASFDPDPQNSVPGELDGMPSVSDTPR, from the coding sequence ATGCTTGACCGGGACGGCTTTCGGCCGAACGTCGGCATCATCCTGCTCAACCAGAAAAACCAGGTGTTCTGGGGCAAGCGCATACGCACCCACAGCTGGCAGTTTCCACAGGGTGGCATTGACCGGGGCGAAACCCCTGAGCAGGCCATGTTCCGGGAACTGCATGAGGAGGTGGGATTATTGCCTAACCACGTGCGCGTGGTGGCCCGCACCCGGGACTGGTTGCGCTATGAGGTGCCTGACCGGTACATCCGCCGCGACGCTCGCGGCCATTACAAGGGCCAGAAGCAGATCTGGTATCTGCTGCAATTGATGGGGCACGACTGGGATTTGAACCTGCGTGCGACCAACCACCCGGAATTCGACGCTTGGCGGTGGAACGATTACTGGGTTCCGCTCGATGTGGTGGTGGAGTTCAAACGCGGTGTGTATGAAATGGCGCTGACCGAGCTGGCGCGTTTTCTGCCACGCAACGAGCAGCGCAACCGCTATTTGCGCAGCGGCTTGCGTACTCGCGAGGGCGAACATACGGGCGCTGCCAATATGTTTCGCACAGGCTCCATGCTCGTCAACCCCGGCATGGAGCTCCCTCCTGGCGCCAGTTTTGATCCCGACCCGCAAAACAGCGTGCCGGGAGAGCTCGACGGTATGCCATCGGTATCAGACACACCGCGCTGA
- a CDS encoding proline--tRNA ligase, giving the protein MKASQFFISTLKEAPADAEVVSHKLMTRAGLIKKLGAGIYNYMPLGLRVIRKVEAIVREEMNRAGAVELTMPVVQPAELWQETGRFDKMGPELLRIQDRHGRDFVVQPTSEEVITDIARQELKSYKQLPKNFYQIQTKFRDERRPRFGLMRGREFIMKDAYSFDRDQAAAKASYQVMAAAYRRIFDRFGLTYRAVAADSGAIGGDLSEEFQVIAATGEDAIVYCPQSDYAANMEKAEALAPAGPRGGATQPLAKTATPGKSTCADVAELLGVPLNTTVKSLVLATDETNEEGEIVKTRVWLLLLRGDHDMNEIKVGKVPGLAGFRFATLGEIEDHFGCKPGYLGPIGLKKPLKLVVDREVALMADWICGANEVDFHITGVNWGRDLPEPDMVADLRNVVAGDRSPDGKGELAIERGIEVGHVFYLGTKYSKGMNATFLGDDGKPAFFEMGCYGIGVTRLPAAAIEQNHDERGIIWPDAIAPFTVVVCPVGMDRSEAVKATAEQLYADLLAAGVDVILDDRGERPGAMFADWELIGVPHRVTIGDKSLKEGVVEYQHRRDPAATKVGVADILAHVKGRMVV; this is encoded by the coding sequence ATGAAAGCCTCCCAATTCTTTATTTCCACCCTCAAGGAAGCTCCGGCGGACGCCGAAGTGGTCAGCCACAAACTCATGACGCGGGCGGGGCTGATCAAGAAGCTGGGCGCTGGCATCTATAACTACATGCCGCTGGGGCTGCGGGTGATCCGCAAGGTGGAAGCCATTGTGCGCGAGGAGATGAACCGCGCAGGCGCAGTGGAGCTGACCATGCCGGTGGTCCAGCCTGCAGAGCTGTGGCAGGAAACCGGGCGCTTTGACAAAATGGGCCCCGAGCTGTTGCGTATCCAGGATCGCCATGGGCGCGACTTCGTGGTGCAGCCCACCAGCGAAGAAGTGATCACTGACATCGCGCGTCAGGAGCTCAAGAGCTACAAGCAGCTGCCGAAGAACTTCTATCAGATCCAGACCAAGTTCCGCGACGAGCGCCGCCCCCGTTTTGGCCTCATGCGGGGACGCGAGTTCATCATGAAGGATGCCTACAGCTTTGACCGCGACCAGGCGGCCGCCAAGGCCAGCTACCAGGTGATGGCGGCAGCCTACCGCCGCATCTTTGACCGCTTTGGTCTTACCTATCGCGCCGTGGCGGCCGACAGCGGCGCCATCGGGGGCGACCTTTCGGAAGAATTCCAGGTGATTGCCGCCACGGGAGAGGACGCCATCGTCTATTGCCCGCAAAGCGACTACGCCGCCAACATGGAAAAGGCCGAAGCGCTGGCGCCCGCCGGCCCTCGCGGCGGCGCCACCCAGCCACTGGCGAAAACGGCCACGCCGGGCAAGAGCACCTGTGCCGATGTGGCAGAACTCCTGGGCGTGCCCCTGAACACCACTGTGAAGTCGCTGGTGCTGGCCACGGACGAAACCAACGAAGAGGGTGAGATCGTCAAGACCCGGGTCTGGCTGCTGCTGCTGCGCGGCGACCATGACATGAACGAGATCAAGGTGGGCAAGGTGCCCGGGCTGGCGGGCTTCCGCTTTGCGACGCTCGGCGAAATCGAAGACCACTTTGGCTGCAAGCCCGGTTACCTGGGCCCCATCGGCCTGAAGAAGCCGCTGAAGCTTGTGGTGGACCGCGAAGTCGCGCTGATGGCTGACTGGATCTGCGGCGCCAACGAAGTGGACTTTCACATCACCGGTGTCAACTGGGGCCGCGACCTGCCCGAGCCCGACATGGTGGCCGACCTGCGCAACGTCGTGGCGGGCGACCGATCCCCGGACGGCAAGGGTGAGCTGGCGATTGAGCGTGGCATCGAAGTGGGCCATGTGTTCTACCTGGGCACCAAGTACAGCAAGGGCATGAACGCGACCTTCCTCGGCGACGATGGCAAGCCGGCGTTCTTCGAGATGGGTTGCTACGGCATCGGCGTGACGCGCCTGCCCGCCGCCGCCATTGAACAAAATCACGATGAGCGTGGCATCATCTGGCCGGATGCGATTGCGCCGTTCACGGTGGTGGTTTGCCCCGTGGGCATGGACCGCAGCGAAGCCGTCAAGGCCACGGCCGAGCAGCTGTATGCTGACCTGCTGGCCGCAGGCGTGGACGTGATCCTGGATGACCGTGGCGAGCGCCCTGGTGCGATGTTTGCCGACTGGGAGCTGATCGGTGTGCCCCACCGCGTGACCATTGGCGACAAGAGCCTGAAGGAAGGTGTGGTCGAGTACCAGCACCGCCGTGACCCTGCCGCCACCAAGGTGGGCGTTGCCGACATCCTGGCCCATGTAAAAGGCCGCATGGTTGTATGA
- a CDS encoding lytic transglycosylase domain-containing protein, with translation MSTRGTSSIAPSAVTAGAPAGLSRRGCLVSLASLTAPAAWLGAPQVAHAGGQLEEPLMDSVRTALSSAIANQAPPEPEFFTTEARLHYLRWLGTQSDRLRPRKPDLEVRRDFLQTVWYESKRAGLDVSLVLGLVQVESGFRKFAVSSVGARGYMQVMPFWTRVIGDGDPGKLFHMQTNLRFGCVILRHYIDREQGDLFMALGRYNGSRGRPQYPDAVFGAQRKWLFADRPLSPAA, from the coding sequence ATGAGTACGCGCGGCACCTCCTCCATCGCTCCGTCGGCTGTGACTGCGGGTGCCCCTGCGGGGCTGTCGCGGCGTGGCTGCCTGGTGTCGCTGGCTTCGCTGACCGCGCCCGCCGCCTGGCTGGGCGCTCCGCAGGTGGCGCATGCCGGCGGGCAGCTGGAGGAGCCCCTGATGGACTCAGTGCGCACCGCGCTCAGCTCTGCGATTGCCAACCAGGCACCGCCCGAGCCCGAGTTTTTCACCACCGAGGCGCGCCTGCATTACCTGCGCTGGCTGGGCACGCAAAGCGATCGCCTGCGCCCACGCAAGCCGGACCTGGAGGTGCGCCGCGACTTCCTTCAGACCGTCTGGTACGAGTCCAAGCGCGCCGGGCTGGATGTGTCCCTCGTCCTCGGGCTGGTCCAGGTGGAGAGCGGATTCCGCAAGTTTGCGGTGTCCAGCGTGGGGGCGCGGGGCTACATGCAGGTCATGCCTTTCTGGACCCGCGTGATTGGCGATGGCGACCCGGGCAAGCTGTTTCACATGCAGACCAACCTGCGTTTTGGCTGCGTCATCCTGCGCCACTACATTGATCGTGAGCAGGGCGATCTGTTCATGGCACTGGGCCGGTACAACGGCAGCCGGGGCCGGCCACAGTACCCGGACGCCGTGTTTGGCGCCCAGCGCAAGTGGCTGTTTGCCGACCGGCCGCTGTCTCCGGCCGCATAG
- a CDS encoding hemolysin family protein gives MTLSQSLFVIGLLIAASAFFSMAEISLAAARRLRLRQMADEGDARADRVLRMQEQPGDYFTVVQVGQNAVAILGGIVGEGALSPHFSELFALWVSGPTAERAGFLASFLIITSLFILFADLFPKRLGMAEPERLVVRLAQPMAWCMTLLRPLVWFYSRGADALFRLLGLSSLRDDRITSDDILAMMEAGARAGVLAAREQQVITNVFELDTRTVSSAMSPRDRIAFFLRDEPDSVIRLRIAAEPFSTYPVCEGDIDHVVGYVDAKDLFQRVLNNQPISLADDSLVRKVLIVPDRLTLSEVLEQFRQVHEDFAVIVNEYSLVVGVVTLNDVMSTVMGDLVGPADEEQIVRRDENSWLIDGVTPIEDVLHALSLDELPHTGEYETLAGFLMVMLRRVPRRTDSVSWGGYKFEVLDVDSYRIDQVMVSRLGGASGSTAVNAPAPAGTTVQ, from the coding sequence ATGACCCTGTCCCAAAGCCTCTTCGTGATCGGGCTGCTGATTGCAGCCAGCGCCTTTTTCTCCATGGCCGAGATTTCGCTCGCAGCCGCCCGCCGCCTGCGCCTGCGCCAGATGGCCGACGAAGGCGACGCGCGTGCGGACCGGGTGCTGCGCATGCAGGAGCAGCCAGGAGACTATTTCACGGTGGTGCAGGTGGGGCAAAACGCCGTGGCCATCCTGGGCGGTATCGTGGGCGAGGGGGCGTTGAGCCCGCATTTCAGCGAACTGTTCGCGCTGTGGGTGTCGGGGCCCACGGCCGAGCGGGCGGGGTTCCTGGCGTCCTTCCTCATCATCACCTCGCTGTTCATCCTGTTCGCCGACCTGTTCCCCAAACGCCTGGGCATGGCAGAGCCCGAGCGACTGGTGGTGCGGCTGGCTCAGCCCATGGCCTGGTGCATGACACTGCTGCGGCCGCTGGTGTGGTTTTACAGCCGGGGGGCCGATGCGCTGTTCCGCTTGCTGGGCTTGTCATCGCTGCGCGATGACCGCATCACGTCGGACGACATCCTGGCCATGATGGAAGCAGGCGCCCGCGCCGGGGTGCTGGCGGCGCGCGAGCAGCAGGTCATCACCAATGTGTTTGAACTGGATACCCGCACGGTGTCCAGCGCCATGTCGCCGCGCGACCGGATTGCATTCTTCCTGCGCGACGAGCCCGACTCGGTCATCCGCCTGCGCATTGCGGCCGAGCCGTTTTCAACCTACCCGGTGTGCGAGGGCGACATCGACCACGTGGTGGGCTATGTGGATGCCAAGGACCTGTTCCAGCGAGTGCTGAACAACCAGCCCATTTCGCTGGCCGACGACAGCCTGGTGCGCAAGGTGCTGATCGTGCCCGACCGGCTGACCCTGTCGGAGGTGCTGGAGCAGTTCCGCCAGGTGCACGAGGACTTTGCGGTCATCGTGAACGAATACAGCCTGGTGGTGGGCGTGGTCACACTGAACGACGTGATGAGCACCGTGATGGGCGATCTGGTCGGCCCAGCGGACGAAGAGCAGATCGTGCGGCGCGATGAGAACTCGTGGCTCATCGACGGTGTGACGCCCATCGAGGATGTGCTGCACGCGCTGTCGCTGGACGAACTGCCCCACACCGGTGAATACGAAACCCTGGCCGGGTTCCTGATGGTGATGCTGCGCCGCGTGCCCCGTCGCACGGACAGTGTGAGCTGGGGCGGCTACAAGTTCGAGGTGCTCGATGTGGACAGCTACCGCATCGACCAGGTCATGGTTTCCCGGCTGGGAGGAGCCTCTGGGAGCACCGCTGTGAACGCGCCAGCACCAGCCGGAACCACGGTGCAGTGA
- a CDS encoding AAA family ATPase — translation MTSHSLVPQPPALHLPVAQMRNVFHPGDVERKLARLQESGNQREYETLRTVYERMLERGPERFQVKPSGIPDMASLYEQLPNFTEVLDDVKRHVALAQDSSDGLEVTPMLLLGPPGIGKTHFARHLAELLGTGMNLLPMSSMTAGWLLSGSSAQWKGARPGKVFEALVEGEYANPVIVVDEIDKASTDAQYDPLGALYSLLEYDTAQSFTDEFAEVAIDASQVIWITTANDTRGIPDPILNRMNVFEVEAPTLDQARTIARNLYQGIRAGHDWGRLLDPEPLDDVLDHLAQMPPREMRRALMTGFGNARLDRRSTVEIADLPKAATGRSRIGFVQ, via the coding sequence ATGACCAGCCATAGCCTTGTTCCCCAGCCGCCGGCCCTGCACCTTCCGGTGGCCCAGATGCGCAACGTGTTCCACCCCGGCGATGTCGAGCGCAAGCTCGCACGGCTGCAGGAGTCCGGCAACCAGCGCGAATACGAAACCTTGCGCACCGTCTACGAACGCATGCTGGAGCGCGGCCCGGAGCGCTTTCAGGTCAAGCCCTCGGGCATCCCCGACATGGCCAGCCTGTACGAGCAACTGCCCAACTTCACCGAGGTGCTGGACGATGTGAAACGCCACGTGGCGCTGGCGCAGGACAGCAGCGATGGGCTGGAAGTCACGCCCATGCTGCTGCTGGGCCCGCCCGGCATCGGCAAGACCCACTTTGCCCGCCACTTGGCCGAGCTGCTGGGCACGGGCATGAACCTGCTGCCGATGAGTTCCATGACCGCGGGCTGGCTGCTGTCGGGCTCGTCGGCCCAGTGGAAGGGCGCGCGCCCCGGCAAGGTGTTCGAGGCGCTGGTGGAGGGTGAATACGCCAACCCTGTGATCGTGGTGGACGAGATCGACAAGGCCAGCACCGACGCACAGTACGACCCGCTCGGCGCGCTGTACAGCTTGCTCGAATACGACACCGCCCAGAGCTTTACCGACGAGTTTGCCGAAGTGGCCATCGACGCAAGCCAGGTGATCTGGATCACCACGGCCAACGACACGCGCGGCATTCCCGACCCCATCCTGAACCGCATGAACGTATTCGAGGTGGAGGCGCCCACGCTGGATCAGGCCCGCACCATCGCCCGCAACCTGTACCAGGGCATCCGCGCTGGGCACGACTGGGGCCGTCTGCTGGACCCGGAACCGCTGGATGACGTGCTGGACCACCTCGCCCAGATGCCCCCGCGCGAGATGCGGCGGGCGCTGATGACGGGTTTTGGCAACGCGCGGTTGGACCGTCGGTCTACCGTGGAGATTGCCGACCTGCCCAAGGCCGCCACGGGGCGCAGCCGCATCGGCTTTGTGCAGTAA
- the grxD gene encoding Grx4 family monothiol glutaredoxin codes for MSDTQQRIDALVKSSDILLFMKGSASFPMCGFSGRAIQILKACGVDPKSVVTVNVLEDDEIRQGIKDYSQWPTIPQLYVKGEFIGGSDIMMEMYESGELKQVLGTEG; via the coding sequence ATGAGCGACACCCAGCAACGCATCGACGCCCTCGTCAAATCCAGCGACATCCTGCTGTTCATGAAGGGCAGCGCCAGCTTCCCCATGTGCGGCTTCTCCGGCCGCGCGATCCAGATCCTCAAGGCCTGCGGCGTGGACCCCAAGAGCGTGGTCACCGTCAACGTGCTGGAAGACGACGAAATCCGCCAAGGCATCAAGGACTACAGCCAGTGGCCCACCATTCCGCAGCTGTACGTGAAGGGCGAATTCATTGGCGGCTCGGACATCATGATGGAGATGTACGAGTCGGGCGAACTCAAGCAGGTGCTGGGCACCGAAGGCTGA
- the prmC gene encoding peptide chain release factor N(5)-glutamine methyltransferase, giving the protein MNNSASPTLAQALAQAHTLGLARIDAQLLLLHTVGRPDAGRAWLLAHDTDALDDAAHARFIALCQRRLGGEPVAYLTGRKEFYGLPLQVDARVLDPRPDTETLVDWALEVIAPPYLNAHAPRVVDLGTGSGAIALALCSQRADAQVLAVDASADALAVAQANAERLGLAVQFQQANWLAGVDGRFDAIVSNPPYIPSADPHLAALTHEPLQALASGADGLEDIRTIIAQAPAHLQPGGWLLLEHGHDQADAVQALLTTRGFVQVQSRNDLAGIARCTGGQWPLAQTVK; this is encoded by the coding sequence GTGAATAACTCTGCATCCCCCACCCTGGCCCAGGCCTTGGCGCAGGCCCATACCTTGGGTCTGGCACGCATCGACGCGCAACTGCTGCTGCTGCACACCGTAGGCCGCCCCGATGCAGGCCGTGCCTGGCTGCTGGCGCACGACACGGACGCGCTGGACGATGCAGCACACGCCCGGTTCATCGCCCTGTGCCAGCGCCGCTTGGGTGGCGAGCCCGTGGCTTACCTCACCGGACGCAAGGAGTTCTACGGCCTGCCGCTGCAGGTGGACGCACGCGTGCTGGACCCGCGCCCCGACACCGAAACGCTGGTGGACTGGGCGCTGGAGGTGATCGCCCCACCGTACCTGAATGCCCACGCCCCTCGCGTGGTGGACCTGGGCACTGGGAGCGGCGCCATTGCGCTGGCCCTGTGCAGCCAGCGCGCCGACGCCCAGGTATTGGCGGTGGATGCCAGTGCCGACGCACTGGCCGTGGCCCAGGCCAACGCAGAACGGCTGGGGCTGGCTGTTCAGTTCCAGCAAGCCAACTGGCTGGCAGGGGTTGACGGTCGGTTTGACGCTATCGTCTCCAACCCCCCCTACATCCCCAGCGCCGATCCGCACCTGGCCGCGCTCACGCATGAGCCCCTGCAAGCCCTGGCCAGCGGGGCAGATGGCCTCGAAGACATCCGTACCATCATCGCCCAGGCGCCAGCGCACCTGCAGCCGGGCGGGTGGCTGCTGCTGGAGCATGGCCACGACCAGGCAGACGCCGTGCAGGCGCTGCTCACCACCCGGGGCTTTGTCCAGGTGCAAAGTCGCAATGACCTCGCTGGCATTGCGCGTTGCACGGGCGGACAGTGGCCTCTGGCACAGACAGTGAAATAA
- the prfA gene encoding peptide chain release factor 1 — translation MKPFLRSQLERYAQRLGELDFLLSREDIMSDMAQYRRISVEHAEVTQVAGRYARYQQREADLAGAREMLADPDMAEMAQEEITSAEAELLQLEDELQRLLLPKDPDDARNAFVEIRAGTGGDESALFAGDLTRMYTRYAANVGWKVEVVSENAAELGGYKEIVLRIEGQPGTGPSGSGVYGALKFESGGHRVQRVPATETQGRIHTSACTVAVMPEPDEHEAIKLNPADLRIDTFRASGAGGQHINKTDSAVRVVHLPTGIVAECQDGRSQHSNKAKALQVLQARIQEKERSERAAKEAALRKGLIGSGDRSDRIRTYNFPQGRLTDHRINLTLYKLLYVMEGDLGDVLQALAHAREAEQLEELEMGTTG, via the coding sequence ATGAAACCCTTCCTCCGAAGCCAGCTGGAGCGCTACGCACAGCGCCTGGGCGAACTCGACTTTCTGCTGTCGCGCGAAGACATCATGAGCGACATGGCGCAGTACCGGCGCATCTCCGTAGAGCATGCCGAAGTCACGCAGGTCGCAGGCCGCTACGCCCGCTACCAGCAGCGCGAGGCCGACCTGGCCGGGGCCCGCGAGATGCTGGCCGACCCCGACATGGCCGAAATGGCGCAGGAAGAAATCACCAGTGCCGAGGCCGAACTGCTGCAGCTCGAAGATGAACTGCAACGCCTGCTGCTGCCCAAGGACCCCGACGACGCACGCAATGCGTTCGTCGAAATCCGCGCGGGCACGGGCGGCGACGAGTCGGCCCTGTTCGCGGGCGACCTCACTCGCATGTACACCCGCTATGCCGCCAACGTGGGCTGGAAGGTCGAGGTGGTGAGCGAGAACGCCGCCGAGCTGGGTGGCTACAAGGAAATCGTGCTGCGCATTGAGGGTCAGCCCGGCACGGGGCCCTCCGGGAGCGGTGTGTACGGTGCCCTCAAGTTCGAGTCCGGCGGCCACCGCGTGCAGCGCGTGCCGGCCACCGAGACGCAAGGCCGCATCCACACCAGCGCCTGCACCGTGGCCGTGATGCCGGAGCCCGACGAGCACGAGGCCATCAAGCTCAACCCGGCAGATCTGCGCATCGACACCTTCCGTGCATCGGGCGCGGGCGGCCAGCACATCAACAAGACGGACTCGGCCGTGCGCGTGGTGCACTTGCCCACCGGCATCGTGGCCGAATGCCAGGACGGCCGCAGCCAGCACAGCAACAAGGCCAAGGCGCTGCAAGTGCTGCAGGCCCGCATCCAGGAAAAGGAGCGCAGCGAACGCGCCGCCAAGGAGGCCGCGCTGCGCAAGGGCCTGATCGGCAGCGGCGACCGCAGCGACCGCATCCGCACCTACAACTTCCCGCAGGGGCGCCTGACGGACCACCGCATCAACCTCACGCTGTACAAGCTGCTGTACGTGATGGAAGGCGACCTCGGCGATGTGCTGCAGGCTCTGGCCCACGCCCGCGAGGCCGAGCAGCTCGAAGAGCTGGAGATGGGCACCACCGGTTGA
- the hemA gene encoding glutamyl-tRNA reductase: protein MAVWALGINHTTAPLDLRGRFAFALDQIAPTLQGLRQSLGTNSRHPGVETAIISTCNRTEIYCAGDQPAVDHTLGWLAQSGGVSPALLRSHSYTLEDSLVARHAFRVASGLDSMVLGEAQILGQMKDAVRAAETAGALGTTLNQLFQRSFAVAKEVRTSTEIGAHSISMAAAAVRLASQLFEDLTKIRVLFVGAGEMIELCATHFAAKNPKQIAIANRTLERGEKLATRFGGEVMRLADLPERLHEFDAVISCTASSLPIIGLGAVERALKKRRHRPIFMVDLAVPRDIEPEVKALGDVYLYTVDDLATVVQTAQANRQAAVAQAEAIIDAGVQSFMHWMELRSPLGEAGGVVPLIQQLNAQTDEWRALEIARAKKLLAKGEDVDAVLEALSRGLTQKMLHGTLAELRAGDAEMRAQTAQTVSRLFLRSQSKTANNNGL from the coding sequence ATGGCAGTCTGGGCCCTCGGCATCAACCACACCACCGCGCCGCTCGATCTGCGCGGCAGGTTTGCGTTCGCGCTCGACCAGATCGCCCCTACGTTGCAGGGTTTGCGCCAGTCGCTGGGCACCAACAGCCGCCACCCGGGCGTGGAAACGGCCATTATCTCCACCTGCAATCGCACCGAAATTTACTGCGCTGGCGACCAGCCCGCCGTGGATCACACGCTGGGCTGGCTGGCCCAAAGCGGTGGCGTGAGCCCCGCGCTGCTGCGCTCACATTCCTACACCCTCGAAGACAGCCTGGTGGCGCGCCATGCGTTCCGCGTGGCCAGCGGGCTCGATTCGATGGTGCTGGGCGAAGCCCAGATCCTGGGCCAGATGAAGGACGCTGTGCGCGCGGCCGAAACCGCCGGCGCCCTGGGTACTACGCTCAACCAGCTTTTCCAGCGCAGCTTTGCCGTGGCCAAGGAAGTGCGCACCAGCACCGAGATCGGCGCGCACAGCATCAGCATGGCCGCCGCGGCCGTGCGCCTGGCCAGCCAGCTGTTTGAAGACCTCACCAAGATCCGCGTGCTGTTCGTCGGCGCGGGCGAGATGATCGAGCTGTGCGCCACGCACTTTGCTGCCAAGAACCCCAAGCAGATCGCCATTGCCAACCGCACGCTGGAGCGCGGCGAAAAGCTCGCCACCCGCTTTGGCGGCGAGGTGATGCGTCTGGCCGACCTGCCCGAGCGCCTGCACGAGTTCGACGCCGTGATCAGCTGCACTGCGAGCAGCCTGCCCATCATCGGCCTGGGTGCTGTGGAGCGGGCGCTCAAGAAGCGCCGCCACCGCCCCATCTTCATGGTGGATTTGGCCGTGCCGCGCGACATCGAGCCCGAGGTGAAAGCCCTGGGCGACGTGTACCTGTACACCGTGGACGACCTGGCCACCGTGGTGCAGACGGCCCAGGCCAATCGCCAGGCCGCCGTGGCCCAGGCCGAGGCCATCATCGACGCGGGCGTGCAGAGCTTCATGCACTGGATGGAGTTGCGCAGCCCACTGGGCGAGGCCGGCGGCGTGGTGCCGCTGATCCAGCAGCTCAATGCCCAGACCGACGAGTGGCGCGCGCTGGAAATCGCCCGCGCCAAGAAGCTGCTGGCCAAGGGCGAGGACGTGGACGCGGTGCTCGAAGCGCTGTCGCGCGGCCTCACACAAAAGATGCTGCACGGCACCCTGGCCGAGCTGCGCGCGGGCGACGCCGAGATGCGCGCCCAGACGGCCCAGACCGTCTCGCGCCTGTTCCTGCGCTCACAAAGCAAGACTGCGAACAACAACGGGCTGTAG
- a CDS encoding tripartite tricarboxylate transporter substrate binding protein — protein sequence MKLLRTCVTLAAGLALSATVLAQAFPSKPVRIVVGFPAGGPLDQHARLLSDKLQTVLGQPVVMDYKAGAGGTVGAQDVMKAPPDGHTIMLANTGVMVINPALYSRLPYATLKDFVPVARTAMQPLALLVNTSVPAKNLQEFMAYAKSRPGQVNFGSAGNGGISHLVPEMFKAATGLFMVHIPYRGSAPAFTDLMGGQVQFMAESIPQAASYHKQGKVRALAVTSRERNPALPEVPTVIESGIKGFEVVGFYGFLAPAGTPKDVVNKLSDAFGQVLQMPDVRNRMVSQGADPAFLGADDFAKFLASEMPRWADAVKKSGAKLD from the coding sequence ATGAAGCTGCTGCGTACCTGCGTCACCCTGGCCGCGGGCCTGGCCTTGTCTGCTACCGTGCTGGCGCAGGCGTTTCCGTCCAAGCCTGTTCGTATCGTGGTGGGCTTCCCGGCCGGTGGGCCTTTGGACCAGCATGCGCGTTTGCTGTCCGACAAGCTGCAGACCGTGCTGGGCCAGCCCGTGGTGATGGACTACAAGGCGGGTGCGGGCGGCACAGTGGGGGCTCAGGACGTGATGAAAGCGCCCCCGGACGGCCACACCATCATGCTGGCCAATACCGGGGTGATGGTGATCAACCCCGCGCTGTACAGCCGCCTGCCCTATGCCACCCTCAAGGACTTTGTGCCCGTGGCACGCACGGCCATGCAGCCGCTGGCCCTGCTGGTCAACACCAGCGTGCCCGCCAAGAACCTGCAGGAGTTCATGGCCTATGCCAAGTCGCGGCCGGGGCAGGTCAACTTTGGCTCGGCGGGCAATGGCGGCATCAGCCATCTGGTGCCCGAGATGTTCAAGGCGGCCACGGGCCTGTTCATGGTGCACATCCCCTACCGGGGCAGCGCGCCCGCGTTCACCGACCTCATGGGCGGGCAGGTGCAGTTCATGGCCGAGAGCATTCCGCAGGCTGCTTCGTACCACAAGCAAGGCAAGGTGCGCGCCCTGGCCGTGACCAGCAGGGAGCGCAACCCCGCGCTGCCCGAGGTGCCCACCGTGATCGAGAGCGGCATCAAGGGCTTTGAGGTGGTGGGTTTCTACGGCTTTCTGGCGCCCGCTGGTACGCCCAAGGACGTGGTCAACAAGCTCAGTGACGCCTTTGGCCAGGTGCTGCAGATGCCCGATGTGCGCAATCGCATGGTGAGCCAGGGGGCCGATCCGGCGTTTCTGGGCGCGGACGACTTTGCGAAGTTCCTGGCCTCAGAGATGCCCCGCTGGGCCGACGCCGTCAAGAAGTCCGGCGCGAAGCTGGATTGA